The Fructilactobacillus ixorae genome has a window encoding:
- a CDS encoding class A sortase has protein sequence MAQPMRSRRWVKWAERILIVLLLLVGLALIFNSQLESYWIRWQSQQKVTKISPQEVRKGEQQKGNYDYKNVQAVSENAILESEKARKTNAIGSIQIPAVKINLPIFKGLNSENLTIGAGTMKPHQKLGTGNYALAGHHMQDPNVLFSPLAKAKRGQVVKITDGKHTYRYRIINTKIVPETDVAVLNDVPNQKLLTLVTCASGNPGETDRLIVTGRLIE, from the coding sequence ATGGCACAACCAATGCGGTCCCGTCGCTGGGTCAAATGGGCGGAACGAATTTTAATTGTTTTATTACTGTTAGTGGGCCTCGCCTTGATTTTTAACTCCCAACTGGAAAGTTATTGGATTCGGTGGCAAAGCCAGCAAAAGGTGACGAAGATTTCTCCCCAAGAAGTGCGCAAGGGCGAGCAACAGAAGGGAAACTACGACTATAAAAACGTGCAGGCGGTCTCTGAAAATGCCATTTTGGAGAGTGAGAAAGCCCGCAAAACCAATGCGATTGGGTCGATTCAAATTCCAGCCGTCAAGATCAATCTGCCGATTTTTAAGGGGTTGAATTCTGAGAACCTTACGATTGGGGCGGGAACGATGAAACCACACCAAAAACTGGGAACGGGGAATTATGCCCTTGCTGGTCACCACATGCAGGATCCTAACGTGCTCTTTTCGCCGTTAGCAAAGGCCAAACGGGGACAGGTGGTTAAAATTACGGACGGAAAGCACACGTATCGGTATCGGATTATTAACACAAAGATCGTTCCAGAAACGGACGTTGCGGTGCTAAACGACGTTCCCAACCAGAAGTTATTGACCTTGGTGACCTGTGCCTCCGGGAACCCTGGTGAAACGGACCGCTTGATTGTTACCGGTCGTCTAATTGAATAA
- a CDS encoding MFS transporter — MKPLTRWLFIATMLVGTFTMSISQSSLSTAYPTLMKYFLISADTVQWLTTGFMIVMCITMPISPWLLNNISFKQLFMGALLLFDLGTLIIFWGPNFYMVMLGRIMEAAAVGVLFPSYQTVLLEITPEQKRGTIMGVAGLVMGSALACGPIISGIVLRYTSWRGLFIFFMVVITLVLLLSLFVMRDVMPRVPSKLDWVSVFYSLGLVGLLYVITKVGQPGADWPVLLVILALSVLLLAGFVRRQLTVSNPMLDLWVMKSFNYDLAVLLTGFSYISLIVVTIIFPLYYQQVLGASPFVSGIALVPGAALLSLLNPLTGTLADKIGFKPTMLVGMTMIVVGWGILAVVPIFNIWGMIGLAMLIEGGNAFVMMPAVTLGANSLPNQLVSHGTAVITTVRQVLGSTGVAVATLILVNLTGRAVQHGAGWHVANQLGFHAVYWTFFGVAIVGFVIATLIRSTQPNDAN; from the coding sequence ATGAAACCACTAACGCGCTGGCTCTTTATTGCCACGATGTTAGTTGGAACCTTCACCATGTCGATTAGTCAATCCTCGTTGTCAACGGCCTATCCGACCCTGATGAAGTATTTCCTGATCTCAGCCGATACGGTCCAGTGGCTCACCACGGGCTTTATGATTGTAATGTGCATTACCATGCCGATTAGCCCATGGTTGTTAAACAACATTAGTTTCAAGCAACTGTTTATGGGAGCCCTACTCCTGTTTGATTTAGGAACCCTCATTATTTTCTGGGGGCCGAACTTTTACATGGTAATGCTCGGCCGGATTATGGAAGCTGCTGCCGTAGGGGTGCTGTTTCCTTCGTATCAGACCGTGTTACTGGAGATTACTCCGGAACAAAAGCGGGGAACCATCATGGGGGTGGCCGGACTGGTAATGGGTTCGGCGTTAGCGTGTGGTCCGATTATCTCCGGGATTGTGCTCCGTTACACGAGCTGGCGGGGCTTATTCATCTTTTTCATGGTCGTGATTACGCTCGTCCTGCTTCTCTCGTTGTTTGTCATGCGGGACGTGATGCCCCGAGTTCCCTCGAAACTGGATTGGGTTTCCGTATTCTACTCCCTTGGGTTAGTTGGGCTCTTGTACGTGATTACCAAAGTTGGACAACCCGGGGCAGACTGGCCAGTTTTATTAGTAATTCTGGCGCTTTCGGTCTTACTGTTAGCTGGCTTTGTCCGGCGGCAGTTAACCGTTTCCAATCCGATGTTAGATTTATGGGTGATGAAGAGTTTTAACTACGATTTAGCTGTGCTTTTGACCGGCTTTTCGTACATTTCGTTGATCGTTGTCACCATCATTTTTCCACTGTACTACCAACAGGTCTTAGGGGCGAGTCCCTTTGTTTCAGGGATAGCCTTGGTGCCCGGGGCCGCCTTGTTAAGTTTACTGAATCCCTTGACGGGAACCTTAGCAGATAAGATTGGCTTTAAGCCAACGATGTTGGTCGGAATGACCATGATCGTTGTGGGTTGGGGAATCCTTGCGGTGGTTCCAATCTTTAACATCTGGGGAATGATTGGCCTTGCCATGTTAATCGAAGGTGGGAATGCCTTTGTAATGATGCCAGCCGTTACCCTGGGGGCAAACTCGTTGCCGAATCAGTTAGTGTCACACGGGACGGCTGTTATCACGACGGTGCGCCAGGTGCTTGGTTCAACCGGAGTGGCGGTAGCCACGTTGATCTTGGTAAACCTTACGGGTCGAGCCGTTCAACATGGGGCGGGCTGGCACGTTGCTAATCAACTGGGCTTCCACGCCGTTTACTGGACTTTCTTCGGGGTGGCTATCGTGGGGTTCGTGATTGCGACCCTGATTCGGTCCACCCAACCAAACGATGCTAACTAA
- a CDS encoding M24 family metallopeptidase encodes MKKLAQLQAQLQQQNVEVAYLSDPETIQYLTGFGSDPVERVLALVVFPDQEPFLFAPALEVEDIQTSGWQFPVYGYLDHEAPFELLAGHVRDRIANPMRFGIQQQQLTVARLRALQFQFPQAEFSFDLTPTIERMRLIKTPAEIDQLEAAGREADFAFEVAFKTITPGKTEAAVAAEIEYQLKQRGVMEMSFATLVQAGKHASQPHGDTGLTKIQEHELVLLDLGTVHNGYISDASRTVAVGSLDDQLRTIYQVCLDAQLAAQAAVRPGITAAELDQVARDVIDQAGYGEYFIHRLGHGIGMSEHEFPSIMAGNDLQLAENMCFSLEPGIYLPGVAGVRIEDCVRVTATGCEPFTHTTKTLQDVLR; translated from the coding sequence ATGAAAAAATTAGCGCAGTTACAAGCCCAGTTGCAACAACAAAACGTGGAGGTGGCCTATCTCAGTGACCCCGAAACGATTCAATACCTCACCGGTTTTGGCAGTGATCCGGTTGAACGGGTGCTGGCCCTCGTGGTCTTTCCCGATCAGGAGCCGTTTTTATTTGCTCCGGCGCTCGAAGTCGAAGACATTCAAACGTCTGGCTGGCAATTCCCCGTTTACGGGTATCTGGACCATGAAGCTCCGTTTGAGTTGCTGGCTGGCCACGTCCGGGATCGAATCGCGAATCCCATGCGGTTTGGCATTCAGCAACAACAGCTGACGGTTGCGCGGCTCCGGGCCTTACAGTTCCAGTTTCCACAGGCCGAATTTAGTTTCGATCTAACGCCCACCATCGAACGGATGCGGTTAATTAAGACGCCGGCCGAAATTGACCAATTAGAAGCCGCCGGGCGCGAAGCCGACTTTGCGTTTGAAGTGGCCTTTAAGACGATTACGCCCGGAAAAACGGAAGCTGCTGTTGCCGCGGAAATTGAGTACCAGTTAAAGCAACGGGGCGTGATGGAAATGAGCTTTGCCACGCTAGTTCAAGCCGGGAAACATGCTTCCCAACCCCACGGGGATACCGGTTTGACTAAGATTCAGGAACATGAGCTAGTGCTGTTAGACCTTGGAACGGTGCACAACGGCTACATTAGTGACGCTAGTCGAACGGTGGCCGTTGGTTCCCTAGATGACCAACTGCGCACGATTTACCAGGTGTGTCTAGACGCTCAACTAGCAGCGCAGGCGGCGGTGCGACCTGGGATTACGGCAGCTGAACTTGACCAAGTAGCGCGGGATGTGATTGACCAAGCCGGGTACGGTGAGTACTTTATTCACCGCTTAGGACATGGGATTGGGATGAGTGAACACGAATTTCCGTCCATCATGGCTGGGAATGATTTGCAACTGGCTGAAAACATGTGTTTTTCTTTGGAGCCAGGCATTTATCTTCCGGGGGTCGCTGGCGTTCGGATTGAAGACTGTGTGCGGGTAACGGCCACTGGTTGTGAACCATTTACACATACTACTAAAACCCTTCAAGATGTGTTGCGGTAG
- a CDS encoding FAD-dependent oxidoreductase: MKVVVVGCTHAGTFAIKQTLATHPNAEVTVFEKNDNISFLSCGIALYLGKEIKNNDPQGLFYSSPEELENLGADVQMQHEVTEIDPDQKVVTVKDLVTGEVSETAYDKLIMTTGSLPVVPPIDGIQSDKVYLCKNWNDAKKLFDEAPKAKSITIIGSGYIGAELAEAYSKQGYQVNLIDGSTRVLYKYFDAKFTDILAADYEKHGVNLVLGSKVTSFVEEQAGITVTTAKGARVHSDIAILCIGFRPNTGLLKGKVEMMDNGAIITDEYMHASNRDILAAGDSAAVHYNPTGQNAYIPLATNAVRQGLLVGENLTEDKVKYMGTQSSSGLMLYDRTYVSTGLTMAAAQAQGINARQVLVEDNYRPEFMLTTESVLMSLVYDPDSRRILGGSLTSMYDVSQSANVLSVAIQNRNTIDDLAMVDMLFQPQFDRPFNYLNILGQAAQAQADDE; the protein is encoded by the coding sequence ATGAAAGTAGTTGTAGTTGGTTGTACCCACGCAGGAACATTTGCCATTAAACAAACGTTAGCAACCCATCCCAACGCCGAAGTAACGGTCTTTGAAAAGAACGATAACATTTCGTTCCTTTCGTGTGGGATCGCGTTATATCTTGGAAAAGAAATCAAGAATAACGATCCACAGGGACTCTTTTACTCTAGTCCAGAAGAATTAGAAAACCTCGGGGCTGACGTCCAAATGCAGCATGAGGTCACAGAAATTGACCCGGACCAAAAAGTGGTCACGGTCAAGGATCTCGTAACGGGTGAAGTCAGTGAAACTGCTTATGACAAACTAATTATGACCACGGGATCCCTGCCAGTGGTCCCACCGATTGATGGGATTCAAAGCGATAAGGTTTACTTATGTAAGAACTGGAACGACGCGAAGAAGCTCTTTGATGAAGCACCGAAAGCTAAATCCATTACCATCATTGGTTCTGGTTACATTGGGGCTGAACTCGCCGAAGCTTATTCTAAACAAGGTTACCAGGTTAACCTGATTGACGGGTCCACCCGGGTGCTTTACAAGTATTTTGACGCTAAGTTTACTGACATCTTGGCTGCCGATTACGAAAAACACGGGGTGAACCTCGTGCTTGGTTCGAAGGTGACCTCGTTTGTTGAAGAACAAGCCGGGATTACGGTTACCACGGCGAAGGGTGCTCGGGTTCATTCTGACATTGCCATCCTCTGCATTGGGTTCCGGCCGAACACGGGGCTCTTAAAGGGTAAAGTTGAAATGATGGACAACGGAGCGATTATCACGGATGAATACATGCATGCCTCGAACCGTGACATCTTGGCTGCTGGGGACAGTGCCGCGGTGCACTACAATCCAACCGGCCAAAATGCCTACATTCCGTTAGCGACGAATGCAGTTCGACAGGGACTCCTCGTTGGGGAAAACCTCACGGAAGACAAGGTTAAGTACATGGGGACACAGTCGTCTTCCGGCTTGATGCTCTATGATCGGACCTACGTTTCCACGGGGCTAACCATGGCTGCGGCCCAAGCCCAGGGCATTAACGCACGCCAAGTTTTGGTCGAAGATAACTACCGGCCTGAATTTATGTTAACCACGGAATCAGTTTTAATGTCGTTAGTATACGACCCAGATTCCCGGCGGATTCTTGGGGGTTCGTTAACGAGTATGTACGATGTGTCGCAGTCCGCGAACGTACTATCCGTTGCGATTCAAAACCGGAACACAATCGATGATTTAGCAATGGTTGATATGTTGTTCCAGCCGCAGTTTGACCGGCCGTTTAACTACTTGAACATTTTAGGGCAAGCAGCGCAAGCTCAAGCAGATGACGAATAA
- the secA2 gene encoding accessory Sec system translocase SecA2, translating to MAGLQKRHYQKTVRQVLTLAESYQQMADEELQQQTQILKEQVNGDRNRLKAVLPAAYAVVCEAAERVLNLHPYPVQILGAVAMEDGNIAEMKTGEGKTLTATMPMYLHGLMGSGNFLITANEYLAARDAHDMGKLYRWLGLTVASAVPKLGQKPEDRDLDATYQADIVYTTNSTLGFDYLFDNLAKSPQEQHLRSLNFALIDEADAVLLDTAQTPLVISGIPRVQSNYYQSANQVVQLLQEHDDYEISDDLKNAWFTPQGIVKMEQYLDVDNLLTQEWTDLYRHLVLALRANSIQKRDRNYVVKDNEVVLIDAENGRELPGMKMQAGMHQALEAKEQVEITPEQRTMATITYQDLFRMFKQLAGMTGTAATDKKEFLEVYNLSVFKVPTNRPNIRKDFPDHLFISNRAKLLATVDVVKAAYQKGQPVLVETGSLELSELYSNLLLKERIPHSLLNARSEVKEAEIIRHAGEKGAITVATSMAGRGTDINISKEVEELGGLLVLGTERMQNRRIDNQLQGRAGRQGAPGESVFYVSLEDKVVTENAPKSIRRFAHRHAHDQQQTLSNHGRFRNAVNRSQQILTNQERNARFETLQYGEVSRIQRESIYQTRNWIMQATQLDSVVNMCFAAVAQGFVSKRADWVDESQTLLDFIYQNVDPDYQPSHDLVDLSKADQVKLLLQVMQDRLQVMHQQLPHQDQWIYFERLAVLRAVDQGWVEQVDQLDMLMQVTKSRSIAQVNPIFEYQKEAQKAYQTMREHIKLQVVRNLTNSDVIPQPDGTVDVEFP from the coding sequence ATGGCAGGATTGCAAAAACGGCATTATCAAAAAACGGTGCGGCAGGTTCTCACACTGGCGGAGTCCTATCAGCAAATGGCAGATGAAGAGTTGCAGCAGCAAACCCAAATTTTGAAGGAACAGGTTAACGGGGACCGGAACCGGTTAAAGGCCGTGTTACCGGCTGCGTATGCCGTTGTTTGTGAAGCGGCGGAGCGGGTGCTTAACTTGCATCCCTATCCGGTTCAAATTTTAGGTGCCGTTGCCATGGAAGATGGTAACATTGCCGAAATGAAAACGGGGGAAGGAAAGACGCTCACGGCCACGATGCCCATGTACCTCCATGGGCTAATGGGAAGTGGGAACTTTTTAATTACGGCCAATGAATATCTTGCTGCCCGGGATGCGCATGACATGGGTAAGCTTTACCGGTGGCTTGGGTTAACGGTGGCAAGTGCCGTTCCCAAACTGGGTCAGAAGCCCGAGGATCGGGACCTTGACGCCACTTACCAAGCAGACATTGTGTATACCACGAATAGTACCCTTGGCTTTGACTATTTGTTTGATAATCTCGCCAAATCACCGCAAGAGCAACATTTGCGTTCCCTAAACTTTGCCTTGATTGATGAAGCGGATGCCGTTTTATTGGATACGGCGCAAACACCGTTGGTGATCTCTGGAATTCCTCGGGTGCAGTCGAATTACTATCAAAGTGCGAACCAGGTCGTTCAGTTATTACAGGAACACGACGACTATGAAATTAGTGATGACCTGAAAAACGCGTGGTTTACCCCCCAGGGAATCGTTAAAATGGAGCAGTATCTGGACGTCGATAATCTCCTAACGCAGGAGTGGACGGATTTATACCGGCACCTAGTGTTAGCGTTACGGGCTAACTCTATTCAAAAACGGGACCGGAATTACGTAGTCAAAGACAACGAAGTGGTATTAATTGATGCTGAAAACGGGCGAGAACTCCCCGGCATGAAGATGCAGGCTGGGATGCACCAAGCGTTAGAAGCTAAGGAACAGGTGGAAATCACGCCCGAACAACGGACGATGGCCACCATTACCTATCAAGATCTCTTTCGGATGTTTAAGCAACTAGCGGGAATGACGGGAACCGCGGCGACCGATAAAAAGGAATTTTTAGAGGTGTATAACCTATCCGTTTTCAAAGTCCCCACGAACCGCCCGAACATTCGCAAGGACTTTCCCGATCACTTGTTTATCAGTAACCGGGCGAAGTTGTTAGCGACGGTTGACGTGGTGAAAGCGGCCTATCAAAAGGGGCAACCGGTGCTAGTTGAAACTGGTTCCTTAGAACTCTCCGAACTGTATTCGAACTTACTGCTAAAGGAACGGATTCCCCATAGTTTGTTAAACGCACGCAGTGAAGTGAAGGAAGCCGAAATTATTCGCCATGCTGGCGAAAAGGGCGCCATTACCGTTGCTACTTCCATGGCCGGCCGGGGAACGGACATTAACATTAGTAAGGAAGTTGAGGAGTTAGGTGGGCTCTTGGTACTGGGAACCGAACGGATGCAAAACCGGCGAATTGATAACCAACTCCAGGGGCGTGCTGGACGGCAAGGAGCTCCGGGAGAGAGCGTCTTCTACGTTTCCCTTGAGGATAAGGTCGTAACGGAAAACGCCCCGAAGTCAATTCGGCGCTTTGCCCACCGCCATGCGCATGATCAGCAACAAACGCTGAGCAACCATGGCCGGTTTCGAAATGCCGTTAACCGGTCACAACAGATTTTGACTAATCAGGAACGCAACGCGCGCTTTGAAACCCTCCAGTATGGGGAAGTGTCCCGGATTCAACGGGAAAGCATTTACCAGACCCGGAACTGGATTATGCAGGCGACCCAGCTAGATTCCGTGGTGAACATGTGCTTTGCAGCCGTGGCGCAGGGCTTTGTCAGCAAACGAGCTGATTGGGTTGATGAGTCCCAAACGTTACTCGATTTTATCTATCAAAATGTCGATCCGGATTATCAACCGTCCCATGACCTAGTGGACCTGTCAAAGGCCGACCAGGTTAAATTGTTACTGCAGGTGATGCAGGACCGGCTGCAGGTGATGCACCAACAGTTACCGCATCAAGATCAATGGATTTATTTTGAACGGCTCGCCGTTTTACGGGCCGTTGATCAGGGCTGGGTCGAACAAGTTGACCAGTTGGATATGTTAATGCAGGTTACCAAAAGTCGGTCCATCGCGCAGGTCAACCCGATTTTTGAATATCAAAAAGAGGCCCAAAAAGCGTACCAAACGATGCGCGAGCACATTAAATTGCAAGTTGTCAGGAATTTAACTAATTCAGATGTGATTCCCCAGCCAGACGGAACCGTGGACGTTGAATTTCCTTAA